In a single window of the Pseudodesulfovibrio profundus genome:
- the kdsB gene encoding 3-deoxy-manno-octulosonate cytidylyltransferase → MSNFPTCHGIIPARYESSRFPGKPLAIIGGKPMFWHVQQRAAQCPLLSSVTLATDDSRIFEAAQQLDIPVVMTGSHHQSGTDRVLEAAMKLDLDDDAVVVNIQGDEPCLAPEMLSDLLKPFSSSEVKAATLATPIGREEASSPDRVKVVRAHNGRALYFSRSLVPFDRDEKVHSFLLHIGLYAFRMDVLKRFGQLPPSPLELREKLEQLRLLEDGIDIYVTETDHTCHGVDRPEDLAYAKEILENI, encoded by the coding sequence ATGAGCAATTTCCCCACGTGTCACGGCATCATCCCAGCGAGATATGAATCCTCTCGCTTTCCAGGCAAACCCCTTGCTATTATCGGGGGCAAACCTATGTTCTGGCATGTTCAACAACGTGCAGCACAGTGTCCTCTGCTCAGCAGTGTGACGCTGGCAACCGACGATTCACGCATTTTCGAGGCTGCCCAGCAGTTGGATATTCCTGTCGTGATGACAGGGTCGCATCATCAAAGCGGTACAGACCGGGTTCTGGAAGCCGCCATGAAGCTTGATTTGGACGACGACGCAGTCGTTGTGAACATCCAGGGTGACGAGCCTTGTCTCGCCCCTGAAATGCTTTCGGATTTACTCAAGCCCTTCTCCTCTAGTGAAGTGAAGGCTGCAACACTTGCCACTCCCATCGGGAGAGAGGAGGCATCGTCCCCGGATCGCGTCAAGGTGGTTCGGGCACACAACGGTCGAGCACTCTACTTCTCGCGCTCCCTTGTCCCATTCGACCGAGATGAAAAAGTACATTCATTTTTGTTACATATAGGCTTGTATGCATTTCGAATGGACGTACTCAAACGCTTTGGACAATTGCCGCCAAGCCCGTTGGAGTTGCGTGAAAAACTGGAACAGCTCCGTCTGCTCGAAGACGGTATCGATATTTACGTGACGGAAACCGATCACACCTGCCATGGGGTGGATCGGCCTGAAGATCTCGCTTATGCGAAGGAAATTTTGGAGAACATTTGA
- a CDS encoding 3-deoxy-D-manno-octulosonic acid transferase, producing the protein MGKGLIKTALSAYNLGWKAATPFLKLNHRLKDGWEQRTLSGGYPAHAHLWIQAASGGEAYLTWEVLKHLENKKNSTLRVLVTANTLQGFETLQRAADEINADRKGIAVQPWYFPFDAPDIMRQMMRHVRPEVALIMETEIWPGFLNACKEFGVKTLLANGRMSTKSLGGYLSWPSLFRELGPNRIMAISETDGRRFGTLFGRDRVWVMPNIKFDRMAGAGPMQRKDNPLASFIPEDMNFIVLGSVRKEEMTPVKKIAAALVRHRTKTVVGLFPRHMHHVPLWSKALDSVGLTWSLRSTMTEPPRPGTAILWDTFGELVPAYGLADAAFVGGSLAPLGGQNFLEPLTCGVTPVIGPHWSNFTWIGQDIFDLGLARMGEDAEHVLNLLIEILDEDVPRKEIYAKANAYIKDRTGGAKAVSKQVAEFLNNV; encoded by the coding sequence ATGGGGAAAGGACTCATCAAGACAGCTCTGTCCGCTTACAATTTAGGCTGGAAAGCAGCCACTCCTTTTCTCAAGCTCAATCATCGGTTGAAGGATGGTTGGGAGCAACGCACCCTTTCCGGCGGCTACCCCGCCCATGCACACCTGTGGATTCAGGCAGCCAGTGGCGGGGAGGCGTACCTTACATGGGAAGTACTCAAACACCTTGAGAACAAGAAGAACTCCACATTACGGGTTTTGGTTACGGCTAATACTCTGCAGGGGTTTGAGACACTGCAACGCGCCGCCGATGAGATCAATGCCGACCGAAAAGGCATCGCTGTTCAGCCATGGTATTTCCCTTTTGATGCACCGGATATCATGCGCCAGATGATGCGCCATGTTCGTCCGGAAGTTGCACTGATCATGGAGACCGAAATCTGGCCCGGCTTCCTCAATGCCTGCAAGGAATTTGGCGTCAAGACTCTGCTTGCCAACGGGCGGATGTCTACCAAATCCCTTGGCGGCTACCTGTCATGGCCGTCACTGTTTCGCGAGCTCGGTCCCAACAGGATTATGGCCATATCCGAAACCGATGGAAGACGCTTCGGCACCTTGTTCGGTCGTGATCGCGTATGGGTCATGCCCAATATCAAATTTGACCGCATGGCCGGAGCCGGTCCCATGCAGCGGAAAGACAACCCGCTTGCCAGCTTCATTCCTGAAGATATGAATTTTATCGTCCTTGGCTCTGTTCGCAAGGAAGAGATGACGCCGGTCAAGAAAATCGCAGCCGCCCTCGTCCGCCATCGCACCAAAACCGTTGTCGGACTTTTTCCCCGGCATATGCATCACGTACCGCTCTGGTCAAAAGCACTGGATTCAGTTGGTCTCACATGGTCGCTTCGTTCAACAATGACCGAGCCTCCACGTCCGGGAACAGCCATTCTCTGGGACACGTTTGGAGAGTTGGTCCCGGCCTATGGACTGGCGGATGCAGCGTTTGTCGGAGGTTCTCTTGCCCCCCTTGGCGGCCAGAACTTTCTTGAGCCACTGACCTGCGGCGTGACCCCGGTTATTGGACCACACTGGTCAAACTTTACCTGGATTGGTCAGGATATTTTTGATTTAGGCTTGGCACGCATGGGAGAAGACGCCGAACATGTCCTCAACCTGCTGATTGAAATCCTTGACGAGGACGTTCCACGCAAGGAAATCTATGCCAAGGCAAACGCGTACATCAAGGACCGAACGGGCGGCGCGAAAGCTGTCTCCAAACAGGTTGCCGAATTCCTCAATAATGTTTAA
- a CDS encoding D-alanine--D-alanine ligase family protein — MHVILIAGGWSDEREVSLSGAKKIHEALEELGHTVTFFDPAEDFKNLLTIARTAEFAFINLHGTPGEDGLIQAILDKAGCPYQGAGAAASYLALNKAASKEIFEDRNLNTPNWQLVTPTQGRQAQLKLDLPVFVKPNKGGSSLGMSLVKEAKDFPAALDKVFAMCQSALVEEFIPGVELTCGILGEEPLPLVMITPRDDSEFFDYENKYAADGAEEICPAPVDDSVTKSIQAQMRTAHEALGLTGYSRGDFIMTPDGEFYLLEVNTLPGMTPTSLLPRAAAAIGLSFTDLIARLMELGMAGKDQ, encoded by the coding sequence ATGCATGTGATTTTGATAGCGGGCGGATGGTCTGACGAACGGGAAGTCTCGTTGTCAGGAGCAAAAAAGATTCATGAAGCTCTTGAAGAACTGGGCCATACCGTTACGTTTTTCGATCCGGCTGAAGATTTCAAAAATCTGCTGACCATTGCCCGAACCGCTGAGTTTGCTTTTATCAACCTTCATGGGACCCCCGGTGAAGACGGTCTGATTCAAGCGATTCTCGACAAAGCTGGTTGCCCGTATCAGGGAGCAGGAGCAGCAGCATCCTATCTGGCGCTGAACAAAGCCGCTTCCAAGGAAATCTTCGAAGACAGGAATCTCAATACTCCTAACTGGCAGCTCGTTACCCCGACCCAGGGGAGACAGGCACAGCTCAAGCTTGATCTACCAGTTTTCGTCAAGCCGAACAAAGGCGGCTCCAGCCTCGGCATGTCGCTGGTAAAAGAGGCCAAAGACTTTCCCGCTGCCCTGGATAAGGTGTTTGCCATGTGCCAGTCAGCTCTTGTTGAGGAGTTCATTCCCGGTGTGGAGTTGACCTGTGGGATACTCGGCGAAGAGCCGCTCCCGCTCGTGATGATCACTCCGCGCGATGATTCGGAATTCTTTGATTATGAGAACAAGTATGCTGCCGATGGAGCCGAAGAGATTTGTCCGGCACCGGTTGATGATTCCGTCACCAAATCAATTCAGGCTCAAATGCGCACAGCACATGAAGCGCTTGGGCTGACCGGCTATAGCCGTGGTGATTTCATCATGACTCCGGACGGTGAATTCTACCTGCTGGAGGTCAATACACTGCCGGGCATGACGCCGACCAGCCTCCTCCCGCGGGCAGCTGCCGCAATCGGCCTCTCTTTCACCGACCTAATTGCTCGCCTCATGGAACTGGGCATGGCCGGGAAGGACCAATAG
- a CDS encoding HD domain-containing protein — MSTNETPEIAEEQPLSPLPPPPPVRHDDSLHVPNDRQCAEHWAHFSMLDNIAEHSMKVAQVATFVAKRGRELGFDIDVPTIRASALMHDIAKTYSILHGGNHSQLGGAWTTEITGNPTIATGVTHHVFWPFEVDINKYFTPLAVIYADKRVRHNTIVTIESRFRDLTKRYGATDYIRQRIEVTRSQAVALETLLSDSLEVDLNACDFDSGRMV; from the coding sequence ATGAGCACCAACGAGACACCCGAAATCGCCGAGGAACAGCCTCTGTCCCCTCTTCCGCCACCTCCCCCGGTGCGCCATGATGATTCTCTCCATGTCCCGAACGACCGTCAGTGCGCAGAGCACTGGGCTCACTTCTCCATGCTCGACAATATTGCCGAGCACAGCATGAAGGTGGCCCAAGTGGCGACATTTGTCGCAAAGCGCGGACGCGAGCTGGGCTTTGACATCGATGTACCGACGATTCGCGCATCAGCCCTGATGCACGATATTGCCAAGACCTACTCCATCCTGCATGGTGGCAACCACAGCCAGTTGGGCGGAGCATGGACGACAGAGATTACCGGTAACCCGACCATTGCCACCGGGGTTACGCACCATGTTTTCTGGCCGTTCGAGGTTGATATCAACAAGTACTTCACGCCACTCGCGGTCATTTATGCGGACAAACGCGTCCGCCACAACACCATCGTGACCATCGAATCACGATTCAGGGACCTGACCAAGCGATATGGCGCCACAGATTATATTCGGCAGCGAATTGAAGTCACCCGCTCGCAGGCGGTGGCACTGGAAACGCTGCTTAGCGACTCTCTTGAGGTAGATCTCAATGCATGTGATTTTGATAGCGGGCGGATGGTCTGA
- the hypD gene encoding hydrogenase formation protein HypD yields MSFELLEKFRDPALSRKILDKMQSELTGGLRFMEVCGTHTVAIFQSGLRSLLPEEIVHLSGPGCPVCVTHESEVNAFIDLAGKDNVIMATFGDLMRVPGHNGRNLKKAAADGARIKVVYSPFDTLKLAKENPNDTVVFIGVGFETTAPTIAGTMKMAREQGITNLRVLCFHKTVPTALEALLTDAMSNIDGFILPGHVSAIIGLEPYKFIAEKYGKSAVVAGFEPLDILQSLDQMIGWQNKGEAHVVNNYTRIVSDDGNAKAREIMYEVFEPVDALWRGIGLIPGSGLEIREEWELFDAKKEFGITIEDSPALPGCKCGDILKGIKQPDECPLFKKACTPANPVGPCMVSTEGSCAAYYKYKLD; encoded by the coding sequence TTGAGCTTCGAATTATTGGAAAAATTTCGTGACCCGGCACTGAGTCGAAAAATTCTGGACAAGATGCAGAGCGAATTGACCGGCGGTCTGCGATTTATGGAAGTATGTGGAACACACACGGTCGCCATTTTTCAATCAGGTCTGCGTTCCCTCCTGCCTGAAGAGATCGTTCACTTGAGTGGCCCCGGCTGTCCTGTCTGCGTTACCCATGAATCGGAAGTGAATGCTTTCATCGATCTTGCGGGCAAGGACAATGTCATCATGGCTACCTTTGGCGATTTGATGCGGGTGCCCGGGCACAATGGTCGCAACCTGAAAAAAGCTGCTGCTGATGGTGCGCGTATCAAAGTCGTGTACTCGCCGTTCGACACCCTCAAGCTCGCAAAAGAAAATCCCAATGACACTGTTGTCTTTATTGGCGTGGGATTTGAGACCACGGCTCCTACCATAGCGGGAACCATGAAAATGGCCCGGGAGCAGGGTATCACCAACCTGCGAGTCCTCTGTTTTCATAAAACCGTTCCGACGGCGCTGGAAGCCTTACTGACAGATGCCATGAGCAACATCGACGGGTTTATTCTTCCTGGTCATGTGTCCGCTATTATCGGACTTGAGCCATATAAATTCATTGCCGAGAAATACGGGAAATCTGCTGTTGTAGCCGGTTTCGAGCCGTTGGACATCCTCCAGTCGCTCGATCAGATGATTGGCTGGCAAAACAAAGGCGAAGCGCATGTGGTCAACAACTACACGCGTATCGTTTCAGATGACGGTAACGCCAAGGCCCGTGAGATCATGTACGAGGTCTTTGAACCTGTGGATGCCCTTTGGCGCGGAATTGGCTTGATTCCTGGCTCTGGTTTGGAAATCCGTGAGGAGTGGGAACTCTTTGACGCGAAAAAAGAGTTTGGCATCACCATTGAAGACAGCCCGGCCTTACCCGGTTGCAAGTGTGGCGATATCCTCAAGGGAATCAAGCAGCCTGATGAATGTCCGCTGTTTAAAAAGGCGTGCACTCCGGCCAATCCGGTCGGTCCGTGCATGGTTTCCACCGAAGGAAGCTGTGCCGCTTACTACAAATACAAATTGGATTAG
- the hypE gene encoding hydrogenase expression/formation protein HypE, translating to MSDKVLLDYGSGGRASQRLISDLFLNYLGNDELNRLNDAAELTMSGRVAMSTDSFVVDPIFFPGGNIGSLAVHGTVNDVAMMGAIPRHITCAYILEEGLPMDDLEKIVKAMGQAAENAGVTIVSGDTKVVPKGAVDKIFINTTGVGDIIADPAPSGDAARPGDAVLISGTIGDHGLTILGTREGLDFEAKVESDSAALNHLLVRLVQELPEVHVLRDPTRGGLATTLNEITVSSNVCCELVENSLPIRPEVKGGCSILGLDPLYLANEGKFLCILPEEYVEQALEIMQSDPLGKNACQIGRMTDANPGKVVLETPLGGKRLLNMLEGEQLPRIC from the coding sequence ATGAGCGATAAAGTCTTATTGGATTACGGCAGTGGCGGTCGAGCTTCACAGCGGCTTATTTCGGACCTCTTTCTCAACTATCTGGGCAATGATGAGCTGAATCGGCTGAACGATGCAGCGGAGTTGACCATGTCAGGGCGTGTTGCCATGTCCACTGACTCATTTGTCGTGGACCCCATCTTTTTCCCCGGCGGAAATATCGGCTCATTGGCCGTTCATGGAACAGTGAATGATGTTGCCATGATGGGCGCCATTCCGCGTCATATTACCTGCGCGTACATTCTTGAAGAAGGGTTACCCATGGATGATCTGGAGAAGATCGTCAAAGCCATGGGGCAGGCCGCGGAAAATGCCGGTGTGACCATTGTTTCCGGTGACACCAAAGTCGTCCCCAAAGGAGCGGTGGATAAAATATTCATCAACACGACTGGTGTGGGCGATATCATCGCAGATCCGGCGCCCAGTGGTGACGCTGCTCGTCCGGGGGATGCCGTACTGATCTCCGGCACCATTGGTGACCACGGCCTGACCATCCTCGGCACCCGCGAAGGATTGGACTTTGAAGCCAAGGTCGAGTCCGATTCTGCAGCCCTGAATCATCTGCTGGTCAGACTGGTGCAGGAGTTGCCGGAAGTACATGTTCTTCGTGATCCAACACGTGGTGGGCTTGCCACCACCTTGAACGAGATAACCGTCAGCTCCAATGTGTGTTGTGAACTGGTGGAGAACTCGCTGCCCATTCGCCCGGAAGTGAAGGGTGGATGCTCCATTCTGGGGCTGGATCCATTGTATCTTGCCAATGAAGGCAAGTTCCTCTGTATTCTGCCAGAAGAGTACGTAGAACAGGCTCTTGAAATCATGCAGTCCGATCCGCTCGGCAAGAATGCGTGTCAAATTGGGAGAATGACGGATGCCAATCCGGGCAAGGTTGTTCTGGAAACACCGCTTGGCGGCAAGCGACTGCTGAACATGCTTGAAGGCGAACAACTGCCTCGTATTTGCTAG
- a CDS encoding chemotaxis protein: MAQSSTEILLEAGTNELEIVEFYLEEEPKADEDGELNEEVTDPSSSKDGQRKPSRKSYYGINVAKVLEIIRMPEVTEMPEVSHQSVLGAFNLRSRIIPLLDLSIWLKKKRVQNEPPKVIVTEFNQVTSAFMVSGVTRIHRISWEDVEAPNKYVSALSSDSITGVVKLDDRIVFILDLERIVSELNPQMRLKLDDDFQLEGASGYKALIADDSPLIREMIHDMLGQAGFRVEKTNNGRECWDRLQELKENAAQDGRPITDYVQVIVSDIEMPMMDGHHLCKRIKEDPVLRNLPVILFSSLITEKLRHRGETVGADDQISKPEITQLAQRSASLIEQRKKTS, from the coding sequence ATGGCCCAGTCGTCCACTGAAATACTACTTGAAGCTGGTACAAACGAGCTTGAAATCGTCGAGTTCTACCTTGAAGAAGAACCCAAGGCGGATGAAGATGGTGAGTTGAACGAGGAAGTAACAGATCCCTCTTCATCAAAAGATGGACAGAGAAAGCCCAGCCGTAAAAGCTATTACGGCATCAATGTCGCCAAGGTACTGGAAATTATCAGAATGCCTGAGGTAACTGAGATGCCCGAGGTATCTCACCAATCAGTACTTGGCGCCTTCAATCTCCGTTCGCGCATTATTCCCTTGCTCGATCTTTCCATCTGGCTGAAGAAGAAGCGAGTTCAGAACGAACCGCCCAAGGTCATTGTAACGGAGTTCAACCAGGTCACTTCCGCCTTCATGGTTTCTGGCGTCACACGTATTCACCGCATCAGTTGGGAAGACGTCGAAGCCCCGAACAAATATGTTTCAGCCCTCTCCAGTGATTCCATCACCGGCGTGGTGAAACTGGATGACCGGATCGTTTTCATACTCGACCTCGAGCGCATTGTTTCTGAGTTGAACCCGCAAATGCGCCTCAAACTGGATGACGACTTCCAACTGGAAGGTGCCAGTGGCTACAAGGCGCTCATTGCTGACGACTCCCCGCTCATTCGAGAAATGATACATGACATGCTGGGCCAGGCCGGATTCCGGGTCGAGAAGACCAACAATGGCCGAGAGTGCTGGGATCGACTTCAGGAGCTGAAGGAAAACGCTGCTCAGGATGGAAGACCAATTACCGACTATGTCCAGGTAATCGTTTCAGATATTGAAATGCCCATGATGGATGGTCATCATCTTTGTAAACGCATCAAAGAGGACCCGGTTCTCAGGAATCTGCCGGTCATTCTGTTCTCCTCTCTGATTACGGAAAAGCTACGGCACCGAGGCGAAACCGTCGGCGCAGACGATCAGATTTCCAAGCCGGAGATCACCCAGCTCGCCCAGCGCTCTGCAAGCCTCATTGAGCAACGTAAAAAGACTTCCTAG
- a CDS encoding tRNA dihydrouridine synthase → MNQLNITPDSPWLAPLAGYSDLPFRLLSKQYGCGVCCSEMVSVKGLAFKNAGTKRLIATCSEDDPMVLQLFGAEASYYEPVMEKLVGLGYRNFDLNSGCPVRKVLKSGSGAALMMDLDKLVNLARIMVKKAAEHPDGGRVGIKFRLGYNNGEDVYIDLGKRLEDVGVDWITMHPRYGRQMFSGSADWSKLKLLKEAVSIPVVGSGDLFTAEDGVRCIQETGIDAVMFARGALYDPSIFARFVALRKGEQLPARTGEHLSQIVSEHIRLTRKYEGDGRSFRKIRSIIPRYAKGLKGIRTLRASLLECENWEELEKAAAVIADLEQADGLPNETLIDDIQQ, encoded by the coding sequence ATGAATCAATTAAACATCACCCCAGATTCCCCTTGGCTGGCTCCTTTGGCCGGATATTCCGACCTGCCCTTCAGACTCCTTTCCAAACAATATGGATGTGGTGTCTGCTGTTCGGAAATGGTCAGTGTCAAAGGCCTTGCTTTCAAAAATGCAGGAACCAAACGCCTGATAGCCACTTGTTCGGAAGATGATCCTATGGTGCTCCAACTCTTTGGTGCCGAAGCATCCTATTACGAACCGGTCATGGAAAAGCTTGTAGGCCTTGGCTACCGCAATTTCGATCTCAATTCCGGCTGCCCTGTCCGCAAGGTTCTCAAGTCAGGCAGTGGCGCGGCTTTGATGATGGATTTGGACAAGCTGGTGAACCTGGCTCGAATCATGGTAAAAAAGGCCGCTGAACATCCGGATGGCGGCAGGGTCGGCATCAAGTTCCGGTTGGGCTACAACAATGGCGAGGATGTATACATTGACCTTGGTAAACGCCTTGAGGACGTTGGCGTAGACTGGATCACGATGCACCCCCGATACGGTCGGCAGATGTTTTCTGGTTCAGCAGACTGGTCCAAACTCAAATTATTGAAAGAAGCCGTTTCAATACCCGTTGTCGGCTCCGGTGATCTGTTTACTGCGGAAGACGGTGTCCGTTGCATACAGGAAACTGGCATAGATGCAGTGATGTTTGCTCGCGGTGCCTTGTATGATCCTTCAATCTTTGCTCGTTTTGTGGCCCTGCGAAAGGGAGAGCAACTCCCCGCTCGAACCGGCGAGCATCTCTCACAGATTGTAAGTGAACATATCCGTCTTACGAGAAAGTACGAGGGTGACGGTCGCTCTTTCCGTAAAATTCGTTCTATTATCCCACGATATGCCAAAGGGTTGAAAGGCATTCGTACGCTCCGGGCTTCATTGCTGGAATGTGAAAACTGGGAAGAACTTGAAAAAGCTGCAGCGGTCATCGCTGACCTTGAGCAGGCAGATGGCCTGCCGAATGAAACTCTCATTGACGACATTCAGCAGTAA
- the tuf gene encoding elongation factor Tu has product MGKAKFERSKPHVNVGTIGHIDHGKTTLTAAITKLAAMAGHGEFVAFDEIDKAPEEKERGITIATSHVEYETASRHYAHVDCPGHADYIKNMITGAAQMDGAILVCAATDGPMPQTREHILLARQVGVPAMVVFLNKCDLVDDEELLELVEMEVRELLDKYEFPGDDIPVIQGSALKALEAESADDEAAKPIYELLEACDTYIPEPERDIDMPFLMPVEDVFSISGRGTVITGRVERGIITVGDEIDIIGIKDTMKTTCTGVEMFRKLLDQGQAGDNVGLLIRGIKRDEVERGQVAAKPGSITPHTKFKAEVYVLSKDEGGRHTPFFSGYRPQFYFRTTDVTGVVTLDDGVEMVMPGDNATFNVEMIAPIAMEVGLRFAIREGGRTVGAGVVTEIVE; this is encoded by the coding sequence ATGGGTAAAGCTAAATTCGAACGTAGCAAGCCTCACGTTAACGTCGGTACCATCGGTCACATTGACCACGGTAAGACCACTCTGACCGCCGCCATCACCAAGCTCGCCGCTATGGCTGGCCACGGTGAGTTCGTCGCTTTCGACGAAATCGATAAGGCTCCTGAAGAGAAAGAACGTGGTATCACCATTGCTACTTCTCACGTCGAGTACGAGACCGCATCCCGTCACTATGCACACGTGGACTGCCCCGGTCACGCCGACTACATCAAAAACATGATCACCGGTGCTGCACAGATGGATGGTGCTATCCTCGTTTGTGCCGCTACCGACGGTCCCATGCCTCAGACTCGTGAGCACATCCTGCTCGCACGTCAGGTTGGCGTACCTGCAATGGTCGTCTTCCTTAACAAGTGCGACCTGGTTGATGACGAAGAGCTGCTCGAGCTGGTCGAAATGGAAGTTCGTGAACTCCTCGACAAGTACGAGTTCCCGGGTGACGACATTCCGGTCATCCAGGGTTCTGCTCTGAAGGCTCTCGAAGCCGAGTCCGCTGATGATGAAGCTGCAAAGCCCATCTACGAGCTGCTCGAAGCCTGTGACACCTACATCCCCGAGCCTGAGCGCGACATCGACATGCCGTTCCTCATGCCCGTTGAAGATGTCTTCTCCATTTCCGGTCGTGGTACCGTTATCACCGGTCGTGTCGAGCGCGGTATCATCACCGTCGGCGACGAGATCGATATCATTGGTATCAAGGACACCATGAAGACCACCTGTACTGGTGTTGAAATGTTCCGCAAGCTGCTTGACCAGGGTCAGGCTGGTGATAACGTCGGTCTGCTGATCCGCGGTATCAAGCGTGACGAAGTTGAGCGTGGTCAGGTTGCTGCTAAGCCCGGCTCCATCACCCCGCACACCAAGTTCAAGGCAGAGGTCTACGTCCTCTCCAAGGACGAGGGCGGACGTCACACTCCGTTCTTCTCCGGCTACCGTCCTCAGTTCTACTTCCGTACAACTGACGTAACCGGTGTTGTTACCCTCGACGATGGTGTCGAAATGGTCATGCCCGGCGATAACGCCACTTTCAACGTCGAGATGATCGCACCGATCGCCATGGAAGTTGGTCTCCGCTTCGCTATCCGCGAAGGTGGCCGTACTGTCGGCGCCGGTGTTGTCACCGAGATCGTGGAGTAA
- the rpmG gene encoding 50S ribosomal protein L33: MRINIQLQCTECKRKNYATQKNKKNTTGRLEVKKYCPWDKKHTTHKETK, encoded by the coding sequence ATGCGCATCAACATTCAGCTGCAATGCACAGAGTGCAAGCGTAAAAACTACGCTACGCAGAAGAACAAGAAGAATACTACCGGTCGCCTGGAAGTGAAAAAGTATTGTCCCTGGGACAAGAAACACACGACCCACAAAGAGACCAAGTAG
- the secE gene encoding preprotein translocase subunit SecE → MAKKKSKKAAEKQAAQATATGPVGKVKELIQFFEESKVEIKKVVWPTRKETISTCVAVLVVSVVIALYLGVVDLALSKVVEAILS, encoded by the coding sequence ATGGCCAAGAAAAAAAGCAAGAAGGCTGCTGAGAAGCAGGCCGCGCAGGCAACTGCAACCGGTCCCGTTGGAAAAGTCAAAGAACTTATTCAGTTTTTTGAAGAGTCCAAAGTTGAGATCAAAAAAGTTGTCTGGCCGACCCGCAAGGAGACTATCTCCACATGTGTGGCCGTGTTGGTCGTCAGCGTTGTCATCGCTCTGTATCTGGGAGTCGTTGACCTCGCACTCTCAAAGGTCGTCGAGGCCATACTGTCCTAA